The genomic stretch ATCGTGAGAGGGAACGTATCCGCCGTGACCGAAGCGGTAGAAGCTGCTGCGGCGCACGCGATCAAAAAGCCCGTCGCAAAAGCGGTCATCGCAAATCCGCATTCGGAAACGGAACGCATCGTTAAACTTTCGGCTTCCCGTCTCGAAAAGAAAGCGGGAAAAGCGGAACCGATGAAACACGACACTTGATTTCATAGGTAATTCGGGCAGACAGCCCATTTACGAATAAATTTGTTTAAATCTCTGAAGGAGGAGAAAGAAATGTCACTCGAAGCATTAGGTATGGTTGAAACGAGAGGTTTGGTAGCCGCAATCGAGGCTGCCGATGCTATGCTCAAAGCCGCGAACGTTACGCTGGTCGGCACCGAGAAGATCGGTAGCGGATTGGTCAGCGTGATGGTCAGGGGCGACGTCGGCGCCGTGAACGCTGCCGTGCAGGCAGGCGCTGCGAACGCGTCCAAACTCGGCGAGTTGGTAGCAACCCACGTAATTCCCCGTCCCCATTCCGACGTCGAGAAAATTCTTCCCCAGCTTAACAAATAAGTTACGGAAAATTCTCGGGTGTCAGCCTTGTAATTCACGTCCCGCCGTACGGCGGGACGGATACATTGCTTTTTGAATGTAACTGTTCTGTCGGAAAGCGGCAGGATATGGCTTTTGTTGCCCTTTTTTTCGGGCAGCGGTTTGTTATTTGAGGAAAATTTACCGAAAGGGGCGTTATCGTGGAAGAAAAGACCATTGAGCTGATCACAAAACTTGCGTTGCAGGCATTGGAAGAACAGCAAAACCATACGAACGGTTTTATGGTACCCGTCGGGGTATCCGCAAGGCACGTGCATCTTACCAAAGAACACGTGGAAGCGCTGTTCGGCGCGGGGCACACTTTACATAAGAAAAAAGATCTGATGGGCGGCCAGTTCGCCGCGGAAGAGTGCGTCACCATCGTCGGGCTAAAACTTCGCGCCATTGAAAACGTGCGCGTACTCGGACCTTGCCGCAGTAAATCGCAGGTGGAGATATCCGCCACAGACGCTTTGAAACTGGGAGTGAAAGCGCCCATCCGCGAATCGGGAAATATCGCAGGCAGCGCACCTATCGCTTTGGTAGGCCCCAAGGGCGCTATTTACCTGAACGAGGGCTGCATCATCGCGAAACGGCATATTCATATGTCCCCGAAAGACGCCGAAGCCGCAGGCGTCAAAGACGGCGACGTCGTATCCGTCAAGGCGGATAACGAGCGCGGCACCGTGTTCAACCACGTACAGATCCGCGTGCACGACAGTTTTACGCTGGAAATGCACATCGATACGGACGAGGCGAACGCGTCAAAAATCGTGACCGGCAGTACGGTCAGAATCATTTAACGGTCAGAGGTGTAAGAATGATCATCGGAAAGGTCGTCGGAAGCGTGGTATCCACGCGTAAATGTGACAATTTAGTCGGTAATAAATTCATGATCGTAGAGCCTAT from Candidatus Borkfalkia ceftriaxoniphila encodes the following:
- a CDS encoding BMC domain-containing protein, producing MSLEALGMVETRGLVAAIEAADAMLKAANVTLVGTEKIGSGLVSVMVRGDVGAVNAAVQAGAANASKLGELVATHVIPRPHSDVEKILPQLNK
- the pduL gene encoding phosphate propanoyltransferase, which produces MEEKTIELITKLALQALEEQQNHTNGFMVPVGVSARHVHLTKEHVEALFGAGHTLHKKKDLMGGQFAAEECVTIVGLKLRAIENVRVLGPCRSKSQVEISATDALKLGVKAPIRESGNIAGSAPIALVGPKGAIYLNEGCIIAKRHIHMSPKDAEAAGVKDGDVVSVKADNERGTVFNHVQIRVHDSFTLEMHIDTDEANASKIVTGSTVRII
- a CDS encoding BMC domain-containing protein, producing the protein MERSLGFIEISGVTAAIDALDIMCKTADVELVSWERKLGGRLVTLIVRGNVSAVTEAVEAAAAHAIKKPVAKAVIANPHSETERIVKLSASRLEKKAGKAEPMKHDT